A segment of the Deinococcus roseus genome:
GGGGGTGTTGAAGGCGAGGACTTCGATGGGGAGGTCGCTGACCCCTGCTCCAGGGCGGGCATAGAGGCTGGGGCTGGCGAGGGCCAGGGGGGCGAACTGCTGGAGCAGGTAAAAGAGGGCGAAGGTGAGACCCGTGACCTGCCTTGCTCTTTCTGTGGGGAGGGGGGTACTTCTTCTATTCTTCAGATGAAAATTCATAACACTCTAATTTCTCACACTTAAGTCTCAGTTTCAATTCAGTGACATAGAGGCTTTCATTCGAGTTCAGGGTGTTACAAATGTTCATGAAAAGAATCAAAAGAAGGCCAGATACAAAGGAACGTTTGCGCCGCTTGAAATCAAAGACAACCAAAAATCCCAGGAGTGCCGTTGGGGGGCTGCCACAATCAGATGCCACAATCAAGCGGCTGAACTACACTGGAGACATGAGTTCTGACAGCAAAACCCCCACCGGTCCCAGGGTGGGCTACGCCAGGGTCTCCACCCGGGACCAGAACCTGGATGCCCAGATGGATGCACTCAAATCTGCAGGGTGTCGGCGGATCTTCAAGGACACCCTCACCGGGTCCAAAGCAGACCGACCAGGGTTGGGGGAAGCCCTGAATTACCTGCGTGAAGGAGATACCCTTGTCGTGTGGAAATTAGACCGACTTGGACGCAGTTTGCAGCACCTGATTGAAACGGTGAAACTGCTGGACGCCCGGGGGATCCATCTTTTGGTCTTGACCGAAGACATCAACACCAACAGTGCCAATGGAAGGCTGTTCTTCCACATTTTCGGTGCCCTGGCAGAATTCGAGCGAGAAGTGATTCGAGAACGCACCCATGCTGGCCTTCAGGCGGCCCGGGCCAGAGGTCGCAAAGGGGGACGCAAACCCAGCCTCAGTCCAGAGAAGCAGAAAATGGCACTGGA
Coding sequences within it:
- a CDS encoding recombinase family protein, producing the protein MSSDSKTPTGPRVGYARVSTRDQNLDAQMDALKSAGCRRIFKDTLTGSKADRPGLGEALNYLREGDTLVVWKLDRLGRSLQHLIETVKLLDARGIHLLVLTEDINTNSANGRLFFHIFGALAEFEREVIRERTHAGLQAARARGRKGGRKPSLSPEKQKMALELLSNPEHRIKDVAQGLGVSERTLFRLRQQMAKDDSET